From Cellulophaga lytica DSM 7489, a single genomic window includes:
- a CDS encoding type B 50S ribosomal protein L31 encodes MRKGIHPENYRLVAFKDMSNDEVFLTKSTANTKETLEVDGVEYPLVKLEISRTSHPFYTGKAKLVDTAGRIDKFKNKYKKFSK; translated from the coding sequence ATGAGAAAAGGTATACACCCAGAGAATTATAGATTAGTAGCGTTTAAAGATATGTCTAACGATGAAGTATTTTTAACTAAATCTACAGCAAATACAAAAGAAACATTAGAGGTTGATGGTGTTGAATACCCATTAGTAAAATTAGAAATCTCTAGAACATCACACCCATTTTACACAGGTAAAGCTAAATTAGTAGATACTGCTGGGCGTATTGATAAATTTAAGAACAAATACAAGAAATTTTCAAAGTAA
- a CDS encoding Ppx/GppA phosphatase family protein, translated as MKIFKLAAIDIGSNAIRLLIHNIIEAKDKKTEFRKSSLVRVPIRLGEDSFTVGEISDRNVERMIDAMKAFKLLMNVNGVESYMACATSAIREANNGYEVIEKIREEAGVNIEVIDGKKEAAIIASTDLKELINNDQAYLYIDVGGGSTEFTVFSEGKLIASKSFKIGTVRLLNDMVGAKVWSQLEEWIKLYTKDLSKVSIIGSGGNINKLHKMSGRKIGEPLSYIWLNAQYHFLESMSYEDRVSELGLNQDRADVIIPATRVFLSSAKWSGAKKIHVPKIGLSDGMIKTLYQKNKDSI; from the coding sequence TTGAAGATTTTTAAGCTTGCAGCAATAGATATTGGCTCTAATGCCATAAGGCTGCTTATACATAATATTATAGAAGCTAAAGACAAGAAAACCGAATTTAGGAAAAGTTCTTTGGTTAGGGTTCCTATACGTTTAGGTGAAGATTCATTTACTGTTGGTGAAATATCTGACCGTAATGTTGAGCGTATGATAGATGCTATGAAGGCTTTTAAATTATTAATGAATGTTAATGGAGTAGAAAGTTATATGGCTTGTGCAACTTCTGCAATTAGAGAAGCTAATAATGGGTATGAGGTTATTGAAAAAATACGAGAAGAAGCTGGTGTTAATATAGAGGTTATAGATGGCAAAAAAGAAGCTGCTATTATAGCTTCTACAGATTTAAAAGAACTTATTAATAATGACCAAGCATATTTATATATAGATGTTGGTGGTGGTAGTACGGAGTTTACTGTTTTTTCTGAAGGAAAATTAATAGCATCAAAATCTTTTAAAATAGGTACTGTTAGGTTACTTAATGATATGGTTGGAGCAAAAGTATGGAGTCAACTTGAAGAATGGATAAAATTGTATACTAAGGATTTGTCTAAGGTGTCTATAATAGGTTCTGGTGGTAATATAAATAAGCTACATAAAATGTCTGGCCGAAAAATAGGAGAACCTTTATCTTATATTTGGCTTAATGCTCAGTATCATTTTTTAGAGAGTATGTCTTATGAAGATAGGGTTTCTGAATTGGGTTTAAATCAAGATAGGGCAGATGTAATTATACCAGCCACACGTGTATTTTTATCATCAGCAAAGTGGTCTGGAGCTAAAAAAATACATGTGCCTAAAATAGGCCTTTCAGATGGTATGATTAAAACTTTGTATCAGAAAAACAAAGACTCTATCTAA
- a CDS encoding GlmU family protein: MNYILFDGAARTALLPFTYTRPVAEIRIGILTIREKWEKFLGSTTSTITEDYLSDKFPMVELEENVMINSSYLPNSSLVALIENLKENQVIYHKDNIVAFFAKEAQEEVDFNSYEEIFFEEDVLTVEKTWDIFSKNEAALQADFDLVTAGRKSAAISKTNTLINPDNIFIEEGAKVEYCMLNATKGPIYVGKDAEIWEGAMVRGPLALCNNAVIKMGAKIYGATTIGPYGKVCGEVSNSVIFGYSSKGHEGYLGNSVLGEWCNIGADSNNSNLKNNYAKVRLWNYDSESFEQTGLQFCGLMMGDHSKSAINTMFNTGTVVGVNVNIYVPGFPRNFVPSFSWGGASGFTTYGTKKAFETAKIMMARRNVEFTAEDEAILTHVFEETKKWRKD, translated from the coding sequence ATGAATTATATTTTATTTGATGGTGCTGCAAGAACAGCTTTGTTGCCTTTTACTTATACTAGACCTGTTGCAGAAATTAGAATAGGAATACTTACTATTAGAGAAAAATGGGAAAAGTTTTTAGGGAGCACTACAAGTACAATAACAGAAGACTATTTAAGTGATAAGTTTCCAATGGTAGAGTTAGAGGAAAATGTAATGATTAATTCTTCATACTTGCCAAACTCTAGTTTGGTTGCTTTAATAGAAAACTTAAAAGAAAACCAAGTCATATATCATAAAGATAATATTGTTGCTTTTTTTGCAAAAGAAGCGCAGGAAGAAGTAGATTTTAATTCTTATGAAGAAATCTTTTTTGAGGAAGACGTACTAACTGTTGAAAAAACTTGGGATATCTTTTCTAAAAATGAAGCTGCTTTACAAGCAGATTTTGATTTGGTAACTGCTGGCAGAAAAAGTGCTGCAATATCTAAAACTAATACACTTATAAACCCCGATAATATTTTTATTGAAGAAGGTGCAAAAGTGGAGTATTGTATGCTAAATGCAACAAAAGGACCTATTTACGTAGGTAAAGATGCTGAAATTTGGGAAGGCGCTATGGTACGTGGTCCGTTGGCATTGTGCAACAATGCAGTAATAAAAATGGGAGCTAAAATATACGGAGCAACAACTATTGGGCCTTACGGTAAAGTTTGTGGTGAGGTTAGTAACTCTGTTATTTTTGGCTACTCTAGTAAAGGTCATGAGGGGTATTTAGGAAACTCTGTTTTGGGAGAATGGTGTAATATTGGTGCAGATTCTAACAACTCTAACTTAAAAAATAATTATGCTAAGGTTAGACTTTGGAATTATGATAGCGAAAGCTTTGAGCAAACTGGCTTACAGTTTTGTGGCTTAATGATGGGTGACCACAGTAAAAGTGCTATAAATACAATGTTTAATACAGGTACAGTAGTTGGTGTAAATGTAAATATTTATGTGCCTGGTTTCCCTAGAAATTTTGTTCCTAGTTTTAGTTGGGGTGGTGCATCTGGTTTTACAACATACGGTACTAAAAAAGCTTTTGAAACTGCTAAAATTATGATGGCAAGGCGTAATGTTGAGTTTACTGCAGAAGATGAAGCTATCTTGACTCACGTTTTTGAAGAAACAAAAAAATGGAGAAAAGATTAA
- a CDS encoding DUF4199 domain-containing protein translates to MEENTPKTGKYALKYGLMLGGISIAFVLMLFSLDMHYQGGAMVFLISVLLSLAFIIIGMVQFKKDNGGFISVGQALKVGVGISLIGGIIGVIFNQILAGVIDPDFMAKATEYQKGMLLESGLSMEQIEANIEMSKPFQTPVMQILFGLLYSIVAGFLLSLIPAFLIKKQETI, encoded by the coding sequence ATGGAAGAGAATACACCAAAAACAGGGAAATATGCTTTAAAATATGGTTTAATGCTAGGCGGTATTAGTATTGCCTTTGTACTAATGTTATTTTCACTAGATATGCATTACCAAGGAGGCGCAATGGTATTTTTAATTAGTGTTCTATTGTCTTTAGCTTTTATCATAATAGGTATGGTACAATTTAAAAAAGATAACGGAGGATTCATATCTGTAGGTCAAGCTTTAAAAGTAGGTGTAGGTATTAGCTTAATAGGTGGCATAATAGGCGTAATATTTAACCAAATACTTGCAGGTGTAATAGACCCTGATTTTATGGCTAAAGCAACTGAATATCAAAAAGGAATGCTTTTAGAATCTGGTTTATCTATGGAACAAATAGAAGCTAATATAGAAATGTCTAAACCTTTTCAAACCCCTGTAATGCAGATCTTATTTGGTCTTCTTTATAGTATAGTTGCAGGGTTTCTACTTTCATTAATTCCTGCATTCTTAATAAAAAAGCAAGAAACAATTTAG
- a CDS encoding SixA phosphatase family protein translates to MKKLTLIRHGKSSWNYDVSDRDRPLLERGINDAYLVASALKEPVIDAVFSSPANRALHTCNIFLRVLNIPSNELRIYDELYDFSGEHVIKFIKSLDNKLQNVVIFGHNHALTHIVNMYGDKVIDNVPTSGLVELSFNILDWNAIAKGSTQNVIFPKQLKND, encoded by the coding sequence ATGAAAAAACTTACCCTAATTCGTCACGGAAAATCCTCTTGGAATTACGATGTTTCAGACAGAGATAGGCCTCTGTTAGAACGTGGTATTAATGATGCTTATTTGGTTGCTAGCGCACTAAAAGAGCCGGTTATAGATGCTGTCTTTTCTAGTCCGGCTAATAGAGCTTTGCATACATGTAATATCTTTTTAAGAGTTTTAAATATACCTTCTAACGAGCTACGCATTTATGACGAGCTTTATGATTTTTCTGGAGAGCACGTTATCAAGTTTATAAAATCATTAGATAATAAATTGCAAAACGTTGTAATTTTTGGTCACAACCACGCTTTAACACACATTGTAAATATGTATGGTGATAAAGTAATAGATAATGTGCCTACGTCTGGATTGGTCGAGTTAAGTTTTAATATTTTAGATTGGAATGCTATTGCCAAAGGTAGTACGCAGAATGTAATATTTCCTAAACAGTTAAAGAATGATTAA
- the ppk1 gene encoding polyphosphate kinase 1: protein MIKSKNQYINREISWLSFNARVLQESADTKVPLIERLRFLGIFSNNLDEFFKVRYATVKRIVDAGKTGKSVLGGEKAKDLLEEITKIVIKQQTKSLKILGDIEKELESENIFIINEKEVSKSQAAFIKTYFMEKVSPRLMTIVLNDLREFPLLKDTAAYLAVKMVLTSLDGAEEVPENKYALIEIPKDIDRFVVLPKEGDKNYIIILDDLIRYSLRHIFNMFTYESISAHMIKITRDAELDIDNDLSKSFIEKISSSVEHRKISDPVRFVYDKRIAKDTLSFLMEKMGIEETDSIIPGGIYHNRRDYMKFPSLGRKDLMYDKITPLLVKDFNFEGSILEQIAEKDHLQYTPYHTFSYITKFLREAALDPQVRTIKLTVYRLASNSQVVSSLINAVKNGKQVTVQIELQARFDEQANIQYAELLQAEGVKLIFGVPGLKVHSKICLIEREENEKLKRYGFISTGNFNESTAKIYTDYTLFTAHSSILKELNKVFDFFETTYKINKYKHLIVSPHYTKNAFKALIDQEIENAKAGKEAYIKLKMNSLTSYKMVDKLYEASNAGVKIQLIIRGVCCLIPGVKGMSENIEAISVVDKFLEHTRLFVFGNNGNPKVYISSADWMTRNLDFRVEVGCPIYDEDIKKELLDTFDISWNDNLKARIFSEKQDNAYRKNDAPELRSQFELYNYYKNKLSK, encoded by the coding sequence ATGATTAAGTCAAAAAATCAATACATAAATAGAGAAATTAGTTGGTTAAGCTTTAATGCACGTGTACTGCAAGAAAGCGCAGATACTAAAGTGCCTTTAATAGAAAGATTACGTTTTTTAGGTATATTCTCTAATAATTTAGATGAATTTTTTAAAGTACGTTATGCAACTGTAAAGCGTATTGTAGATGCTGGTAAAACAGGTAAAAGTGTTTTGGGAGGAGAAAAAGCAAAAGATTTATTAGAAGAAATTACCAAAATCGTAATTAAGCAGCAAACTAAAAGTTTAAAAATTCTTGGTGATATTGAAAAAGAATTAGAATCAGAAAACATATTTATCATTAACGAAAAAGAAGTTAGTAAAAGTCAGGCCGCTTTTATTAAGACTTACTTTATGGAAAAAGTTAGTCCGCGTTTAATGACTATTGTTTTAAATGATTTAAGAGAATTTCCTTTATTAAAAGATACTGCGGCTTATTTGGCCGTTAAAATGGTATTAACCAGTTTGGATGGTGCAGAAGAGGTGCCAGAAAATAAATACGCTTTAATAGAAATACCAAAAGATATAGACCGCTTTGTGGTGCTACCTAAAGAAGGTGATAAAAACTACATCATTATTTTAGATGATTTAATTAGATATTCTTTACGTCATATTTTTAATATGTTTACTTATGAGTCTATATCTGCACATATGATTAAAATAACTAGAGATGCAGAGCTAGATATAGATAACGATTTAAGTAAAAGTTTTATTGAAAAAATATCTTCAAGTGTAGAGCATCGTAAAATTAGTGATCCTGTGCGTTTTGTTTACGATAAAAGGATAGCAAAAGATACGTTGTCTTTTTTAATGGAGAAAATGGGGATTGAAGAAACTGATAGTATTATTCCTGGTGGTATTTACCATAATCGTAGGGATTATATGAAGTTTCCTAGTTTAGGACGTAAAGATCTTATGTATGATAAAATAACACCTTTATTAGTTAAGGATTTTAATTTTGAAGGCAGCATATTAGAGCAAATTGCAGAGAAAGATCATTTGCAGTATACTCCTTATCATACTTTCTCTTACATTACTAAATTTTTAAGAGAAGCAGCTTTAGATCCGCAAGTGAGAACTATAAAATTAACAGTTTATAGGCTTGCTAGTAACTCTCAGGTAGTATCTTCATTAATTAACGCTGTTAAAAATGGTAAGCAGGTAACGGTCCAGATAGAGTTGCAAGCCAGGTTTGATGAGCAAGCAAACATACAATATGCAGAACTTTTACAGGCAGAAGGAGTTAAACTTATTTTTGGTGTACCGGGCTTAAAAGTACACAGTAAAATATGTTTAATAGAAAGAGAAGAGAATGAAAAGTTAAAACGCTATGGCTTTATAAGTACCGGTAATTTTAATGAGTCTACGGCTAAAATTTATACAGATTATACACTTTTTACGGCGCATTCGTCAATATTAAAAGAATTAAACAAAGTTTTTGATTTTTTTGAAACTACCTATAAAATTAATAAGTACAAACACTTAATAGTTTCTCCTCATTATACAAAAAATGCTTTTAAAGCGTTAATAGATCAAGAGATTGAAAACGCTAAAGCAGGTAAAGAAGCCTACATAAAACTTAAGATGAACAGCCTAACGTCTTATAAAATGGTAGACAAATTGTATGAGGCTAGTAATGCAGGTGTAAAAATACAGCTAATTATTAGAGGTGTTTGTTGTTTAATTCCTGGAGTAAAAGGAATGAGTGAGAATATTGAAGCCATAAGTGTTGTAGATAAGTTTTTAGAGCATACTAGGTTATTTGTATTTGGTAATAATGGTAATCCTAAAGTTTATATTTCGTCTGCAGATTGGATGACACGTAACCTTGACTTTAGAGTAGAGGTTGGTTGCCCTATTTATGATGAAGACATAAAAAAAGAATTACTAGATACGTTTGATATTTCTTGGAATGATAATTTAAAAGCTCGTATTTTTTCAGAAAAGCAAGATAATGCATACCGTAAAAATGATGCGCCTGAGTTACGATCTCAGTTTGAATTATATAATTATTACAAGAATAAATTAAGTAAATAG
- a CDS encoding glycosyltransferase family 2 protein, whose translation MNLSIVIPLLNEEESLKELHDWIVSVMQSNHFLYEILFIDDGSTDNSWKIISELSAANTNVKGIRFLKNFGKSQALHAGFKAVKGDVIITMDADLQDNPEEIPELYNLIVKDGFDLISGWKKKRYDSVIAKNLPSKLFNWAAQKTSGVKLHDFNCGLKAYKKEVVKNIEVSGEMHRYIPVLAKNAGFTKIDEKVVQHQARKYGSTKFGMERFINGFLDLITIWFLSKFGKRPMHLFGALGALMFIIGFGFALYLGIDKLFLNRFGRLITERPQFYIALTAMVMGSQLFLAGFIGEIIVRSKKNETRYSISEKLNIN comes from the coding sequence ATGAATTTATCTATTGTTATTCCTCTTTTAAACGAGGAAGAATCTTTAAAAGAACTACATGATTGGATTGTATCCGTAATGCAATCCAATCATTTTTTATATGAAATACTTTTTATAGACGATGGTAGTACAGACAATTCTTGGAAGATTATTTCAGAACTTTCTGCTGCAAATACTAATGTAAAAGGCATACGTTTTTTAAAAAACTTTGGTAAATCACAAGCATTACATGCAGGTTTTAAAGCTGTAAAAGGTGATGTTATAATTACTATGGATGCTGATTTGCAAGACAATCCAGAAGAAATTCCTGAACTTTACAACCTTATTGTTAAAGATGGTTTTGATCTTATCTCTGGTTGGAAAAAAAAGCGTTACGACTCTGTAATTGCTAAAAACTTACCCTCTAAATTATTTAACTGGGCAGCACAAAAAACATCTGGTGTTAAACTGCACGATTTTAATTGTGGATTAAAAGCCTATAAAAAAGAGGTAGTTAAAAACATAGAAGTTTCTGGAGAAATGCATCGTTATATTCCTGTACTTGCTAAAAATGCAGGTTTTACTAAAATTGATGAAAAAGTTGTGCAACACCAAGCACGTAAATACGGAAGTACTAAATTTGGTATGGAACGTTTTATAAATGGTTTTTTAGATTTAATTACTATTTGGTTTTTATCTAAATTTGGAAAAAGACCAATGCACTTGTTTGGTGCTTTAGGCGCTCTAATGTTTATTATTGGGTTTGGATTTGCACTTTATTTAGGTATAGATAAACTTTTTCTTAATAGATTTGGCAGATTAATTACAGAACGACCACAATTTTACATTGCCTTAACCGCTATGGTTATGGGTAGTCAGTTATTTTTAGCCGGCTTTATAGGAGAAATAATTGTACGATCTAAAAAAAATGAAACAAGATATTCTATTTCTGAAAAATTAAATATCAACTAA